A window from Symbiopectobacterium purcellii encodes these proteins:
- the rho gene encoding transcription termination factor Rho, protein MNLTELKNTPVSELITLGENMGLENQARMRKQDIIFAILKQHAKSGEDIFGDGVLEILQDGFGFLRSADSSYLAGPDDIYVSPSQIRRFNLRTGDTISGKIRPPKEGERYFALLKVNEVNYDKPENARNKILFENLTPLHANSRLRMERGNGSTEDLTARVLDLASPIGRGQRGLIVAPPKAGKTMLLQNIAQSIAYNHPDCVLMVLLIDERPEEVTEMQRLVKGEVVASTFDEPASRHVQVAEMVIEKAKRLVEHKKDVIILLDSITRLARAYNTVVPASGKVLTGGVDANALHRPKRFFGAARNVEEGGSLTIIATALVDTGSKMDEVIYEEFKGTGNMELHLARKIAEKRVFPAIDYNRSGTRKEELLTTSEELQKMWILRKIIHPMGEIDAMEFLINKLAMTKTNDEFFDMMKRS, encoded by the coding sequence ATGAATCTTACCGAATTAAAGAATACGCCAGTTTCTGAGTTAATTACTCTTGGCGAAAACATGGGGCTGGAAAACCAGGCTCGTATGCGCAAGCAGGATATTATTTTCGCCATTTTGAAGCAGCACGCTAAAAGTGGCGAAGATATTTTCGGCGATGGCGTGCTGGAAATCTTGCAGGATGGTTTCGGTTTCCTCCGCTCCGCAGACAGCTCCTACCTCGCCGGCCCTGATGATATCTACGTTTCTCCCAGCCAAATTCGCCGCTTTAATCTTCGTACTGGTGACACCATTTCAGGCAAGATTCGTCCTCCCAAAGAAGGGGAACGCTATTTTGCTTTGTTGAAAGTCAACGAAGTCAACTACGACAAACCTGAAAACGCCCGCAACAAGATCCTGTTCGAAAACCTCACCCCGCTGCATGCCAACTCACGTTTGCGCATGGAACGCGGTAACGGTTCAACAGAAGACCTGACAGCACGCGTATTGGATTTGGCATCGCCGATCGGTCGTGGTCAGCGTGGTTTGATCGTGGCGCCGCCGAAAGCCGGTAAAACCATGCTGCTGCAAAATATTGCACAGAGCATCGCGTATAATCACCCTGATTGCGTGCTGATGGTGCTGCTTATCGACGAACGTCCGGAAGAAGTGACCGAGATGCAACGTCTGGTGAAAGGGGAAGTGGTCGCGTCTACCTTTGACGAGCCGGCCTCTCGCCACGTTCAGGTTGCTGAAATGGTGATTGAAAAGGCCAAGCGCCTGGTCGAGCATAAAAAAGACGTTATCATCCTGCTGGACTCCATCACCCGTCTGGCGCGTGCCTACAACACCGTGGTACCGGCGTCTGGCAAAGTGCTGACCGGTGGTGTGGATGCCAACGCCCTGCACCGTCCGAAACGCTTCTTTGGCGCTGCGCGTAACGTGGAAGAGGGCGGCAGCCTGACCATTATCGCCACGGCGCTGGTGGATACCGGCTCGAAGATGGACGAAGTCATTTACGAAGAGTTTAAAGGTACAGGTAACATGGAACTGCATCTGGCGCGTAAAATCGCTGAGAAGCGTGTGTTCCCGGCTATCGACTACAACCGTTCCGGTACGCGTAAAGAAGAGCTGCTTACCACCTCCGAAGAACTGCAAAAAATGTGGATCCTGCGCAAAATCATTCACCCAATGGGGGAAATCGATGCGATGGAGTTCCTGATCAACAAGTTGGCGATGACCAAAACCAACGATGAATTCTTCGACATGATGAAGCGCTCATAA
- the trxA gene encoding thioredoxin TrxA, whose product MSDKIIHLTDDSFETDVLQAEGATLVDFWAEWCGPCKMIAPILDEIADEFEGRITVAKLNIDENPATAPKYGIRGIPTLLLFKNGEVAATKVGALSKGQLKEFLNTNL is encoded by the coding sequence ATGAGCGATAAAATTATTCACCTGACAGACGACAGCTTCGAAACGGACGTGTTGCAGGCCGAAGGGGCAACACTGGTTGATTTTTGGGCTGAATGGTGTGGTCCCTGCAAAATGATCGCTCCTATTCTCGATGAAATCGCTGATGAATTCGAAGGTCGCATTACCGTTGCCAAGCTTAACATTGATGAAAATCCGGCGACTGCACCGAAATACGGCATCCGTGGTATCCCGACCCTGCTGCTGTTCAAGAACGGTGAAGTGGCGGCAACGAAAGTCGGCGCGCTGTCTAAAGGCCAGTTGAAAGAGTTTTTGAACACCAATCTGTAA
- the rhlB gene encoding ATP-dependent RNA helicase RhlB: MSKTHLTEQKFSDFALHPQVIKALERKGFYNCTPIQALALPLALDGRDVAGQAQTGTGKTLAFLASTFHYLLSHPASAERQTNQPRALIMAPTRELAVQIHADAQPLVESTGLKLGLAYGGDGYDKQLKVLEQGVDILIGTTGRLIDYAKQNHINLGAIQVVVLDEADRMYDLGFIKDIRWLFRRMPPVTQRLNMLFSATLSYRVRELAFEQMNNAEYVEVEPEQKTGHRIKEELFYPSNEEKMRLLQTLLEEEWPDRCIIFANTKHRCEDIWGHLAADGHRVGLLTGDVAQKKRLRILDDFTQGNLDILVATDVAARGLHIPAVTHVFNYDLPDDCEDYVHRIGRTGRAGASGFSISLACEEYALNLPAIEQYTGHSIPVSKYDSDALMTDLPAPKRLPRTRTSSGPRRSGPPRRSGAPRGNRKRPS; this comes from the coding sequence ATGAGCAAAACACACTTGACTGAACAGAAGTTTTCCGACTTCGCGCTGCACCCACAGGTGATAAAAGCCCTTGAAAGAAAAGGGTTTTATAACTGCACGCCCATCCAAGCACTCGCACTACCTCTCGCCCTTGATGGTCGGGACGTCGCGGGTCAGGCGCAAACCGGAACTGGCAAGACGCTGGCATTTCTGGCGTCTACTTTCCACTATCTCTTGTCGCATCCTGCTTCGGCAGAGCGTCAAACCAACCAGCCGCGCGCGCTGATCATGGCTCCCACTCGCGAGTTGGCTGTGCAAATCCACGCGGATGCACAGCCACTGGTAGAATCGACGGGCTTGAAACTGGGTCTGGCTTACGGCGGAGACGGTTACGATAAGCAGCTTAAAGTACTGGAGCAGGGTGTTGATATCCTGATCGGTACCACGGGCCGTTTGATCGACTACGCCAAGCAGAATCATATTAACCTTGGTGCCATTCAGGTTGTGGTGCTGGATGAAGCCGACAGAATGTACGATCTGGGCTTTATCAAAGATATTCGCTGGCTGTTTCGCCGCATGCCACCGGTAACGCAGCGTCTGAACATGCTGTTCTCCGCCACGCTGTCATACCGTGTGCGTGAGTTGGCGTTTGAACAGATGAACAACGCCGAGTACGTTGAAGTGGAGCCGGAGCAGAAAACCGGGCACCGCATTAAGGAAGAGCTGTTCTATCCGTCAAACGAAGAGAAGATGCGCCTGCTACAAACGTTGCTGGAAGAAGAGTGGCCGGATCGCTGCATCATTTTCGCCAACACCAAGCACCGCTGCGAAGACATCTGGGGCCATCTGGCTGCGGACGGCCATCGCGTTGGCCTGCTGACCGGCGACGTGGCGCAGAAAAAACGCCTGCGCATTCTGGATGACTTCACGCAGGGCAACCTGGACATTTTGGTCGCCACTGATGTTGCGGCCCGCGGCCTGCACATTCCTGCCGTCACCCATGTATTCAACTATGACTTGCCGGACGATTGCGAAGACTATGTGCACCGCATCGGCCGTACCGGACGTGCAGGTGCCAGCGGCTTCTCCATCAGCCTGGCCTGTGAAGAGTATGCGTTGAATCTTCCCGCTATTGAGCAATACACCGGCCATTCAATCCCGGTGAGCAAATACGATAGCGATGCGCTGATGACCGATCTGCCTGCGCCGAAGCGCTTGCCTCGCACGCGTACCAGCAGCGGCCCGCGTCGCAGTGGTCCGCCACGTCGCAGCGGCGCACCGCGCGGCAACCGTAAAAGGCCGAGTTAA
- the gppA gene encoding guanosine-5'-triphosphate,3'-diphosphate diphosphatase, whose protein sequence is MLNASSLYAAIDLGSNSFHMLVVRESAGSIQTLARIKRKVRLAAGLDRDNRLSQEAMQRGWQCLRLFSERLQDIPQTQTRVVATATLRLATNADEFLAQAQQILGLPIQVISGEEEARLIYQGVAHTTGGPEQRLVVDIGGGSTELATGTAAQATQLLSLPMGCVTWLERYFSDRTLTAENFARAEQAASDMIRPVADQLRAQGWQVCVGASGTVQALQEIMVAAGMDEDITLDKLHALKEHAIACHKLEELEIDGLRLERALVFPSGLSILLAIFQELGIQSMTLAGGALREGLVYGMLHLPVEQDIRQRTLLNLQRRYLLDGEQGHRVSTLADNFLHQLAQDWPLDHRCSELLHSAGFLHEIGLAIDFRNAPQHAAYLIRNSDLPGFTPAQKKLLAILVLNQSGALDLQSLNQQNAVPVLPAQRLCRLLRLAIIFASRRRDDTLPDSILRASGDTLHIQLPAGWLAAHPLRAEALEQESRWQGYAHWPLVIEEAAP, encoded by the coding sequence ATGCTAAACGCTTCCTCGCTGTATGCGGCGATCGATCTGGGCTCTAACAGCTTCCATATGCTGGTGGTGCGGGAGAGCGCTGGCAGCATTCAGACGCTGGCGCGCATTAAGCGGAAAGTGCGTTTGGCCGCAGGACTGGATCGCGATAACCGCTTGTCACAGGAAGCCATGCAGCGCGGTTGGCAGTGCTTGCGCCTGTTTTCCGAACGCTTGCAGGATATCCCTCAGACGCAAACCCGCGTTGTCGCCACGGCAACCCTGCGGCTTGCCACTAATGCCGATGAGTTTCTGGCACAGGCGCAGCAAATTCTGGGCCTGCCGATTCAAGTCATCAGCGGTGAAGAGGAAGCACGCCTGATTTATCAGGGCGTGGCCCACACCACCGGTGGACCGGAACAACGTCTGGTGGTGGATATCGGCGGTGGCAGTACCGAACTGGCAACCGGGACCGCCGCGCAGGCCACGCAGTTGCTCAGCTTGCCGATGGGATGTGTGACCTGGCTCGAGCGCTATTTCAGCGATCGCACCCTGACGGCAGAAAATTTTGCCCGTGCTGAGCAGGCGGCCAGTGACATGATTCGCCCCGTTGCCGACCAACTGCGTGCGCAGGGGTGGCAAGTGTGCGTAGGTGCATCCGGCACGGTACAAGCATTGCAAGAGATTATGGTGGCCGCTGGCATGGACGAGGACATTACGCTCGACAAGCTGCATGCCCTGAAAGAGCATGCCATTGCGTGCCATAAGCTGGAAGAGCTGGAAATTGACGGCCTGAGGTTGGAACGGGCGCTGGTGTTCCCCAGCGGATTGTCCATTCTGTTGGCTATTTTTCAGGAGCTTGGCATTCAGAGTATGACACTGGCCGGTGGCGCGCTGCGTGAAGGCCTGGTGTACGGGATGCTGCACCTGCCCGTAGAGCAAGATATTCGCCAACGCACGCTGCTCAATTTGCAACGCCGCTACCTGCTAGACGGTGAACAAGGGCATCGCGTCAGCACACTAGCCGATAATTTCCTGCATCAGCTAGCGCAGGATTGGCCGTTGGATCATCGATGTAGCGAGCTGTTGCACAGCGCCGGTTTTCTGCATGAAATCGGTCTGGCCATTGATTTTCGCAATGCACCGCAACACGCCGCCTATCTCATTCGCAATAGCGATCTTCCCGGTTTTACACCGGCACAAAAAAAACTACTGGCTATTCTGGTGTTAAATCAGAGTGGTGCGCTCGATCTTCAGTCATTGAATCAGCAAAACGCTGTGCCTGTTCTGCCTGCACAACGCTTATGCCGTTTGTTGCGACTGGCCATTATTTTCGCCAGCCGCCGCCGTGATGACACCTTACCTGACAGCATTTTACGGGCAAGCGGCGATACTCTGCATATCCAGTTGCCTGCTGGCTGGCTGGCAGCGCATCCCCTGCGCGCAGAAGCGTTGGAACAAGAGAGCCGTTGGCAAGGCTATGCCCACTGGCCGCTGGTGATTGAGGAAGCCGCGCCGTAA
- the rep gene encoding DNA helicase Rep — translation MRLNPSQQHAVEFVTGPCLVLAGAGSGKTRVITNKIAHLIRQCGYQARHIAAVTFTNKAAREMKARVAQTLGRKETRGLLIATFHTLGLEVIKREYAALGMKANFSLFDDQDQAALLNELTETWLEGDKTQLQQLTSTISNWKNDLMDPLQAAASAQSERDKLFAHCYGLYHDHLRACNVLDFDDLILLPTLLFKRNEEVRERWQNRLRYLLVDEYQDTNTSQYELIKLLVGARARFTVVGDDDQSIYSWRGARPQNLVLLSQDFPQLEVIKLEQNYRSSGRILKAANILIANNPHVFEKKLFSELGYGSELKVITANNEDHEAERVVGELIAHHFINKTQYSDYAILYRGNHQSRLFEKMLMQNRIPYRISGGTSFFSRPEIKDLLAYLRVLTNADDDSAFLRIVNTPKREIGPATLQKLGEWANVRNKSLFTASFDLGLEAHLSGRGLSSLQRFTHWMRDIAQQAEREPVAAVRDLIHGLDYESWLYETSTSPKAAEMRMKNVNQLFSWMTEMLAGSDLDEPMTLTQVVTRFTLRDMMERGENEEELDQVQLMTLHASKGLEFPYVYLVGMEEGLLPHQSSIDEDNVDEERRLAYVGITRAQRELIFTLCKERRQYGELMRPEPSRFLLELPQDDLQWETARKVVSAQERMQKGQSHLANLRAQLAQARDKE, via the coding sequence ATGCGCCTGAATCCCAGTCAACAACATGCTGTCGAATTTGTTACCGGCCCTTGTCTGGTGCTGGCTGGCGCGGGGTCAGGTAAAACGCGCGTTATCACCAACAAGATTGCGCATCTGATCCGTCAGTGTGGCTATCAGGCGCGTCATATCGCCGCGGTGACCTTTACCAACAAGGCCGCGCGCGAAATGAAAGCGCGCGTAGCGCAAACCTTAGGACGTAAGGAGACGCGCGGGTTACTGATCGCCACCTTCCACACCCTGGGGCTGGAGGTTATCAAACGGGAATACGCCGCGTTGGGCATGAAGGCAAACTTCTCGCTGTTTGACGATCAGGATCAGGCCGCACTGCTCAATGAATTGACGGAAACCTGGTTGGAAGGGGATAAAACCCAGCTACAGCAGTTGACCTCCACCATTTCCAACTGGAAGAACGATCTGATGGACCCGCTTCAGGCGGCGGCATCGGCACAGTCGGAGCGCGATAAGCTGTTTGCACACTGCTATGGCCTGTATCACGACCATTTACGCGCCTGTAACGTACTGGATTTTGACGATCTAATCCTGCTGCCAACGCTGCTGTTCAAGCGCAATGAAGAGGTGCGTGAGCGCTGGCAAAACCGCTTGCGCTACCTGCTGGTGGATGAGTATCAGGACACTAACACCAGTCAGTATGAGCTGATCAAACTGTTGGTGGGTGCGCGTGCACGCTTTACCGTGGTCGGTGATGACGACCAGTCCATCTACTCTTGGCGCGGTGCCCGCCCGCAAAACCTGGTGCTGCTCTCTCAGGATTTCCCCCAGCTTGAAGTGATTAAGCTGGAGCAAAATTACCGATCCTCGGGCCGTATTCTCAAAGCGGCCAATATTCTGATCGCCAATAACCCACACGTATTTGAAAAAAAACTCTTTTCGGAATTGGGTTACGGCAGTGAACTGAAGGTGATCACCGCCAACAACGAAGACCATGAGGCGGAACGGGTGGTGGGCGAACTGATTGCTCATCACTTTATCAACAAGACGCAGTACAGTGACTATGCCATCCTTTATCGTGGCAACCATCAGTCGCGGCTGTTTGAAAAGATGCTGATGCAAAACCGCATTCCCTATCGTATCTCCGGCGGTACCTCCTTCTTTTCTCGTCCGGAAATCAAGGATCTGTTGGCCTATCTGCGCGTATTGACCAATGCGGATGATGACAGCGCCTTTCTGCGCATCGTTAATACCCCTAAGCGAGAAATCGGCCCTGCGACGTTACAGAAACTGGGAGAGTGGGCCAATGTGCGCAACAAAAGCCTGTTTACCGCCAGTTTTGATTTAGGGTTGGAAGCACACCTGTCTGGGCGTGGGTTGTCCTCACTGCAACGCTTTACCCACTGGATGCGGGACATTGCCCAGCAAGCGGAGCGGGAACCGGTGGCGGCGGTGCGCGACCTTATTCACGGGCTGGATTATGAAAGCTGGCTGTATGAAACCTCAACCAGCCCGAAAGCGGCGGAAATGCGTATGAAAAACGTCAACCAGCTGTTCAGTTGGATGACGGAAATGCTGGCAGGATCAGATCTTGATGAGCCGATGACGCTGACGCAGGTGGTGACGCGGTTTACGTTGCGCGACATGATGGAGCGCGGCGAAAACGAAGAAGAGCTGGATCAGGTACAACTGATGACGCTGCACGCCTCCAAAGGGCTGGAATTCCCCTATGTGTATCTGGTGGGGATGGAAGAGGGGCTATTGCCGCACCAGAGCAGCATTGACGAAGACAATGTCGATGAAGAGCGTCGCCTGGCCTATGTGGGCATCACACGGGCGCAACGTGAGCTGATTTTTACCCTGTGCAAAGAGCGACGCCAGTATGGCGAACTGATGCGGCCAGAACCCAGCCGTTTCTTGCTGGAACTGCCGCAGGACGATCTGCAATGGGAAACGGCGCGCAAAGTGGTTAGCGCGCAAGAGCGGATGCAAAAAGGGCAAAGCCATTTGGCGAACCTGCGCGCACAGCTGGCGCAGGCGCGCGATAAGGAGTAG
- the ppiC gene encoding peptidylprolyl isomerase PpiC, which yields MAKTASALHILVDTEQQANDLLDQLAQGADFQQLAKKHSTCPSKREGGNLGEFRQGDMVPAFDKAVFSCELLKPFGPVKTQFGYHIIKVLYRN from the coding sequence ATGGCGAAAACAGCATCTGCTCTGCATATCCTGGTCGATACGGAACAACAGGCGAATGATCTACTGGACCAATTGGCGCAAGGGGCAGATTTTCAGCAGTTAGCCAAAAAGCACTCTACCTGCCCGTCCAAACGGGAGGGGGGTAATCTGGGTGAATTCCGTCAGGGCGATATGGTGCCCGCGTTCGACAAGGCGGTATTTTCCTGCGAGTTGCTAAAACCCTTTGGACCGGTAAAAACCCAGTTCGGCTACCACATCATCAAGGTGCTGTACCGCAACTAA
- the putA gene encoding trifunctional transcriptional regulator/proline dehydrogenase/L-glutamate gamma-semialdehyde dehydrogenase, producing MGFSTIAVKLDDATRNRIERTAQRLDRTSHWLIEHAIFCYLDAVERDGKAPDITPEQGAAFQRAPEIMPQSRQEGSYQPFLAFTQTLLPRSPLRDAITAAYRRSEGEMVPLLLERVEPMASMAPAVQALAYRLAQTLRSEQQTHGRAGRVQSLLQAFSLSSSEGIALMCLAEALLRIPDASTRNALIRDKISSGDWSSHLGKGQSLFVNAATWGLLLTGKLVATHSETRLAHTLKQLINKGGEPVIRLGMDRVMRLMGEQFVTGETIEEALSNAQHLEQQGFRYSYDMLGEAALTAQDAEAYFNAYQQAIHAIGRASQGRGVYEGPGISIKLSALHPRYSRAQYDRVMEVLYPRLLALTLQAMQYDVGINIDAEEAERLEISLDLLERLCHEPSLTGWKGIGFVVQAYQKRCPFVIDFLIDLAQRTQRRLMVRLVKGAYWDSEIKRTQMDGLEDYPVYTRKVYTDVAYLACARQLLAAPDAIYPQFATHNAHTLSAVYTLAGDSYYPGQYEFQCLHGMGEALYSQVVGPEDQGKLGRPCRIYAPVGTHETLLAYLVRRLLENGANTSFVNRIADAEIPLEQLIASPIAEVQALAYKEGAPGCPHPRIPLPAQLYGAERCNAQGIDLTDEGCLQMLAAALSADAAQVRYAAPMMVDAASPLAARPVINPAQQHDIVGYVHDASEEDVCIALGRAVQAAERISTASLPQRVASLQRAASLLEAAYPQFIGLLVREAGKTVPNAIAELREAVDFLRYYAQQSAVVSLEQACPLGVVVCISPWNFPLAIFTGQVAAALAAGNVVLAKPAEQTPLVAALAVQLLHQAGIAPDVLQLLPGAGERVGAALVRDARVNGVLFTGSTAVAKSLQCTLADRLDAHGRPAVLIAETGGMNAMIVDSSALTEQVVSDVMASAFDSAGQRCSALRLLCLQEDIAEATLNMLRGAMAQFRVGNPDRLATDCGPVIDDEARERIEQHIHLMQADGHAVFQAAFGAQTCVASWRQGTFVLPTLIELDHVADLQQEIFGPVLHVVRYAREGLDTLIEEINALGYGLTLGIHSRIDETISRITQRAHVGNQYVNRNMVGAVVGVQPFGGEGLSGTGPKAGGPLYLPRLQSTPPGLPSAASNALGVNATLATTPERAGFALLVDWAQQQGRLAVLEAAQSYRAWGAVSGVIRPLPGPTGERNTYMLTPRDNVLCLAQDSDDILRQLAALLAVGSNALWPDSVALRELAGSLPQEVQHRIRFTSQWQQDAEHIGAVICHGDGDMLRQVNQQLTQWAGAIIPLLGCEPGSDTVPLERLWHERVLSVNTAAAGGNASLLMMTES from the coding sequence ATGGGATTCTCCACTATAGCGGTAAAGCTTGACGATGCGACCCGCAATCGTATCGAACGTACAGCGCAGCGCCTTGATCGCACATCGCATTGGCTGATTGAGCACGCCATTTTTTGTTATCTCGACGCCGTCGAACGCGATGGCAAGGCACCTGATATCACGCCAGAGCAAGGGGCGGCATTCCAGCGCGCGCCGGAGATTATGCCGCAATCTCGTCAGGAAGGAAGCTATCAACCGTTTTTAGCTTTCACGCAAACGCTGTTACCCCGTTCACCGCTGCGTGATGCTATCACGGCAGCATACCGCCGTTCCGAGGGGGAGATGGTGCCATTGCTGCTCGAGCGGGTAGAACCGATGGCATCTATGGCCCCGGCTGTGCAGGCGCTGGCCTATCGGTTGGCGCAGACGCTGCGGAGTGAACAGCAGACGCACGGGCGAGCGGGACGGGTGCAAAGTTTGCTACAGGCCTTCTCCCTGTCGTCATCAGAGGGGATTGCGCTGATGTGTCTGGCGGAAGCGTTGCTGCGCATTCCCGATGCTTCAACGCGCAATGCGCTGATCCGTGACAAGATCAGCAGCGGAGACTGGTCTTCCCACTTGGGGAAAGGGCAATCGCTGTTCGTCAATGCGGCGACCTGGGGACTGTTGCTGACCGGAAAGCTGGTTGCGACGCACAGTGAAACCCGTCTGGCGCACACCCTGAAGCAACTGATTAACAAAGGGGGCGAGCCGGTCATTCGATTGGGGATGGATCGCGTGATGCGCCTGATGGGGGAGCAGTTTGTTACCGGCGAAACCATCGAAGAGGCGCTGTCCAACGCACAACACCTGGAGCAGCAGGGATTTCGCTACTCCTATGATATGTTAGGCGAAGCGGCGCTTACCGCACAGGATGCGGAGGCTTACTTCAACGCTTATCAGCAGGCGATTCATGCTATCGGCAGGGCGTCGCAGGGGCGCGGGGTGTACGAGGGGCCGGGCATCTCCATCAAGTTGTCGGCGCTGCATCCGCGTTATAGTCGCGCGCAATATGACCGCGTGATGGAGGTGCTCTATCCCCGTTTGTTGGCGTTGACGTTGCAGGCGATGCAGTACGACGTCGGCATTAATATTGATGCGGAAGAAGCGGAGCGGCTGGAGATCTCCCTCGACCTGTTGGAGCGGTTGTGCCATGAGCCTTCGCTGACGGGGTGGAAAGGGATCGGTTTTGTGGTACAGGCTTATCAGAAACGCTGCCCGTTTGTGATTGATTTCCTTATCGATCTGGCACAGCGTACCCAGCGACGCTTGATGGTGCGGTTGGTGAAAGGGGCTTACTGGGACAGCGAGATCAAGCGTACGCAAATGGACGGTCTGGAGGATTATCCCGTCTATACCCGCAAAGTTTATACCGATGTCGCCTATCTGGCCTGCGCCCGTCAACTGCTGGCGGCACCGGATGCCATTTACCCGCAGTTCGCTACCCACAATGCCCATACTCTGAGCGCGGTGTATACGCTGGCAGGTGACAGTTATTACCCTGGGCAATATGAATTTCAATGCCTGCACGGTATGGGGGAGGCGCTTTATTCACAGGTCGTCGGTCCCGAAGATCAGGGCAAGCTGGGGCGCCCCTGTCGGATTTATGCCCCCGTCGGCACCCATGAAACCCTGCTGGCCTATCTGGTACGGCGTTTATTGGAAAATGGTGCCAACACCTCGTTTGTTAACCGCATTGCGGATGCAGAGATCCCGCTGGAGCAACTGATTGCCAGCCCAATAGCTGAAGTACAGGCGCTGGCTTACAAAGAGGGCGCTCCCGGCTGCCCGCATCCGCGCATTCCTCTGCCCGCTCAGCTCTACGGCGCAGAGCGCTGCAATGCACAAGGCATAGACTTGACCGATGAAGGTTGCCTGCAAATGCTCGCGGCGGCCTTAAGCGCCGATGCCGCGCAGGTGCGGTATGCGGCACCGATGATGGTCGATGCCGCATCGCCGCTGGCGGCTCGGCCGGTGATCAATCCGGCCCAACAGCACGATATCGTGGGGTACGTTCATGATGCCAGCGAGGAGGATGTGTGCATCGCGCTGGGCCGTGCGGTGCAAGCGGCAGAACGGATTTCGACCGCATCACTGCCGCAGCGGGTTGCCAGTCTGCAACGCGCTGCCAGCCTGCTGGAAGCGGCGTATCCACAGTTCATCGGGCTACTGGTGCGGGAGGCGGGAAAAACCGTGCCAAACGCCATTGCTGAACTCCGCGAAGCGGTGGATTTTTTGCGCTATTACGCACAGCAGTCTGCTGTGGTGTCATTGGAACAGGCCTGTCCGCTGGGCGTGGTGGTTTGCATTAGTCCGTGGAACTTCCCGCTGGCCATTTTTACTGGGCAGGTCGCTGCCGCGCTGGCGGCGGGGAATGTGGTACTGGCAAAACCGGCGGAACAAACACCGCTGGTCGCCGCATTGGCGGTGCAATTGCTGCACCAGGCTGGCATTGCGCCAGATGTGTTGCAACTGCTGCCCGGTGCTGGGGAACGCGTCGGCGCGGCGTTGGTGCGCGATGCGCGCGTGAATGGCGTGCTGTTTACCGGCTCCACGGCGGTTGCCAAAAGCTTGCAGTGCACGCTGGCAGACCGGCTTGATGCGCACGGGCGACCTGCGGTGCTGATCGCTGAAACCGGTGGGATGAATGCCATGATTGTCGACTCGTCCGCGCTGACGGAACAGGTGGTCAGTGATGTCATGGCATCCGCCTTTGACAGCGCAGGGCAACGTTGTTCAGCACTGCGTCTGCTCTGTCTTCAGGAGGACATTGCGGAGGCGACCCTGAACATGCTGCGTGGTGCGATGGCACAGTTCCGCGTGGGCAATCCCGACCGTCTGGCAACGGACTGCGGCCCGGTGATTGACGATGAAGCTCGCGAACGGATCGAACAACATATTCACCTGATGCAAGCGGACGGGCATGCGGTGTTTCAGGCGGCTTTTGGTGCGCAGACGTGCGTGGCCTCATGGCGACAGGGCACCTTTGTGTTGCCAACGCTGATTGAACTGGATCACGTAGCCGACTTGCAACAAGAGATCTTTGGTCCGGTGCTGCACGTGGTGCGCTATGCCCGCGAGGGGCTGGATACCTTGATCGAGGAGATTAACGCCCTGGGGTACGGGCTCACGCTGGGCATCCATTCACGGATTGATGAAACCATTTCGCGTATCACGCAGCGAGCGCATGTGGGTAACCAATACGTCAACCGCAATATGGTGGGCGCCGTGGTGGGGGTGCAGCCGTTCGGGGGCGAAGGGCTATCCGGTACCGGGCCGAAAGCGGGCGGGCCGCTCTATCTGCCGCGTTTGCAGAGCACACCGCCTGGCCTGCCGAGCGCAGCGAGCAACGCACTGGGTGTCAATGCCACGTTGGCGACGACGCCAGAACGTGCAGGATTTGCGCTACTGGTTGACTGGGCGCAACAACAGGGGCGGCTGGCGGTGTTAGAGGCCGCGCAGAGCTACCGCGCCTGGGGCGCGGTCAGCGGTGTGATACGCCCACTGCCGGGGCCCACCGGCGAACGTAATACCTATATGCTGACACCGCGCGATAACGTGCTGTGTCTGGCGCAGGACAGTGACGATATTCTGCGCCAGTTGGCGGCGCTGCTGGCCGTGGGCAGTAACGCGCTATGGCCTGACAGCGTAGCGTTACGTGAACTTGCCGGCAGCTTGCCGCAGGAAGTGCAGCACCGCATCCGTTTTACCTCACAATGGCAACAGGACGCTGAGCATATTGGCGCGGTTATCTGCCACGGCGATGGTGACATGCTGCGTCAGGTTAACCAGCAGCTTACGCAATGGGCGGGGGCGATTATTCCTCTGCTCGGCTGTGAACCCGGCAGTGACACGGTACCGCTGGAGCGGTTATGGCATGAACGTGTGCTCAGCGTGAATACGGCGGCAGCGGGAGGAAATGCCAGCCTGCTGATGATGACCGAGTCATAA